In a genomic window of bacterium:
- a CDS encoding tetratricopeptide repeat protein, producing MKRGLCLCYLIFGFIIFSLTQQGRFNEGEKYFNQGNYSKAMSIFREIYQRKTKDELTAKSALRLGQCYLAFKSYENARQFFKEAHKWGGAIADEAQMGIALTYLGEKKYDIAIENLTSLISQSYREEILAYSHYNRALCYEGKNWIKKAMEDLQEARKRAKKDDNLLQAIKEELKKCESLYKEFQEKENSYLQKIKADEAFGDYESCAGSLRELARLCEDWGEMDKAIDYELQAIEYSQSEEFRAGSLMNIAWRYCKEKKYEASAKTFKKVVDEYPYSQYAAEALLRAGDMYSSAGKNEEAMRCYQEFLEKFPNDEKASTVMLNLAWALFGKGEESSMESLFEKVAKSFPQTEIGYFALGYLNELRGKYKEAIEAYKKCQDYNGAYYFLATNGIGVCLYNMGKSDDIASLRECFKVYASLLRREDTPEPIKQQAMYLATLASLNPRLDRNLGYKQLWEIKDLLLEDEGSFLPYLMKTQVYLALSRCYLQIGELEKAVELWSSGIPYVIPNVSPSIDFLHLLSSKFSPIVQQSNIFSKYGGNIDKCSFASIESFFFPKGRDYPEVYVIYGTHRDSQWKSFYESVVKEMISSDTFITYPEDKIKVMKDEEATDEDLKKANLLLIGSLSDNSVIEKIRDSLPIKLGDKFVEIRERRYEGDAIFLIMNVPSPFNKEKQVLIIWSTNPAISSKQMKGLFGWPLNYVISKGGFPSKEESILEAGFFYECPDGKLEAF from the coding sequence ATGAAAAGGGGTCTCTGTTTATGCTATCTTATTTTTGGCTTCATTATTTTCTCATTGACGCAACAGGGACGATTCAATGAGGGGGAAAAGTATTTTAATCAAGGTAATTATAGTAAAGCAATGTCAATATTTAGAGAGATTTATCAGAGAAAAACGAAAGACGAATTAACCGCAAAATCCGCTTTGAGATTGGGGCAATGTTATCTGGCTTTTAAATCATATGAAAACGCAAGGCAGTTCTTCAAGGAAGCACATAAATGGGGCGGGGCTATAGCTGATGAAGCCCAAATGGGAATAGCTTTAACCTATCTTGGAGAGAAAAAATATGACATAGCAATTGAGAACCTTACGAGCCTCATATCGCAATCCTATAGGGAGGAAATCCTCGCCTACTCCCATTATAATAGGGCGCTGTGCTATGAGGGGAAAAATTGGATTAAGAAGGCTATGGAAGACTTACAGGAAGCGAGGAAGAGGGCTAAAAAAGATGATAACCTCCTTCAAGCGATAAAAGAGGAGCTCAAAAAGTGCGAGTCTTTATATAAGGAATTCCAAGAGAAGGAAAATTCCTACCTCCAGAAAATAAAAGCAGACGAAGCTTTCGGCGATTACGAGAGCTGTGCCGGTTCCCTCAGAGAGCTCGCAAGGCTTTGCGAGGATTGGGGAGAGATGGATAAGGCTATTGACTACGAACTTCAAGCTATTGAGTACTCCCAATCGGAGGAGTTCCGAGCAGGAAGTTTGATGAATATCGCCTGGCGCTACTGCAAGGAGAAAAAATATGAGGCATCCGCCAAGACCTTCAAAAAAGTAGTGGATGAATATCCCTACAGCCAATACGCAGCTGAAGCTCTTTTGCGGGCAGGAGATATGTATTCTTCAGCGGGTAAAAATGAAGAAGCTATGAGATGTTATCAGGAATTTCTTGAAAAATTCCCAAATGACGAAAAGGCGTCAACTGTGATGCTAAACTTGGCTTGGGCTTTGTTTGGGAAGGGCGAGGAGAGCTCTATGGAAAGTTTATTTGAGAAGGTAGCGAAAAGCTTTCCCCAAACTGAAATCGGCTACTTCGCCCTCGGCTATCTCAATGAACTAAGGGGAAAATATAAGGAAGCAATAGAAGCATATAAAAAATGTCAAGATTATAATGGAGCATATTATTTCCTCGCTACTAATGGTATAGGCGTTTGTCTTTATAACATGGGTAAATCGGACGATATTGCAAGTCTGCGGGAATGTTTCAAAGTTTATGCTTCCCTCCTCCGAAGGGAGGATACCCCTGAACCTATAAAACAACAAGCTATGTATTTAGCAACCTTAGCTTCATTGAATCCACGATTAGATAGGAATCTGGGGTATAAGCAGCTTTGGGAGATAAAGGATTTGCTTTTAGAGGATGAGGGTTCATTTCTTCCTTATTTAATGAAGACTCAGGTTTATCTCGCCCTCAGCAGGTGTTATTTACAGATAGGCGAGCTGGAGAAAGCTGTAGAACTTTGGTCATCAGGTATTCCCTATGTTATTCCGAATGTGTCCCCATCTATTGATTTCCTTCACCTCCTATCTTCTAAGTTTTCTCCTATCGTTCAACAATCAAATATTTTCTCCAAATATGGTGGAAACATAGATAAATGCAGTTTCGCCTCAATTGAAAGCTTCTTCTTCCCCAAAGGCAGAGATTATCCCGAGGTTTATGTCATATACGGAACGCACCGTGATTCCCAATGGAAATCGTTTTATGAGAGCGTTGTCAAGGAAATGATTTCCTCTGATACTTTCATAACCTACCCTGAAGACAAAATCAAAGTTATGAAAGACGAGGAGGCAACAGATGAGGATTTGAAAAAGGCAAATCTATTGTTAATTGGCTCGCTAAGCGATAACTCGGTAATTGAGAAAATTAGGGATTCCCTTCCGATAAAGTTGGGTGACAAGTTCGTAGAGATAAGGGAAAGAAGATACGAAGGCGATGCTATCTTCCTTATTATGAATGTTCCCAGTCCCTTCAACAAAGAGAAACAGGTTTTGATAATCTGGTCTACTAATCCTGCTATTTCCTCTAAACAAATGAAGGGACTTTTTGGGTGGCCACTAAATTATGTTATTTCCAAAGGTGGGTTTCCCTCTAAAGAGGAATCTATCCTTGAGGCTGGTTTCTTCTACGAATGCCCGGATGGTAAATTAGAAGCATTTTAA